A DNA window from Chlamydia felis Fe/C-56 contains the following coding sequences:
- a CDS encoding ExbD/TolR family protein translates to MKRIIVEDTEEDPSVNLTPLIDIVFVILMAFMIAMPLIRLDSIALAPGAENHKVLGENNEPQTIIKVFADRTITLNDRALSLGELKTQLSLLHQQHPNRVPLLLQDGETPFKLYQEVKTTIESAGFHELHIALKS, encoded by the coding sequence ATGAAACGTATTATCGTTGAAGATACTGAAGAAGACCCTAGCGTCAATCTCACTCCATTAATTGATATTGTCTTTGTTATTTTAATGGCGTTTATGATTGCTATGCCTTTAATAAGACTAGACTCTATAGCATTAGCCCCTGGGGCAGAAAATCATAAGGTTCTTGGGGAAAACAATGAACCCCAAACAATAATCAAAGTTTTCGCAGACCGTACGATCACTCTCAATGATCGAGCTCTCTCTTTAGGAGAGTTAAAAACACAACTCTCTCTTTTACATCAGCAGCACCCAAATAGGGTGCCTTTGTTATTGCAAGATGGGGAGACACCTTTTAAATTGTACCAAGAAGTAAAAACAACTATAGAATCGGCTGGATTTCACGAACTCCATATAGCTTTAAAAAGCTAA
- a CDS encoding MotA/TolQ/ExbB proton channel family protein, with protein MLQLSHNPIIQAYREADLFGKGIFFSLLILSLCTWTVLHQKLAIQKKFLKSGKSLKDFLIKNRHAPLSLEIHPELNPFADLYFTIKRGALELLDKNRQQAPDHGPVLSMEDIQSLETLLGAIMPKYRAIMHENNFIPATTISLAPFLGLLGTVWGILVAFSHISTGHAGGTAMMEGLATALGTTIVGLFVAIPSLIGFNYLKAHSSRLILEIEQTAYLLLNSIEVKYRQTNL; from the coding sequence ATGCTGCAACTCTCCCATAATCCCATTATCCAGGCCTACAGAGAAGCCGATCTTTTCGGCAAGGGGATATTCTTCAGCTTACTGATCCTTTCCCTATGCACTTGGACAGTACTACATCAAAAGCTTGCCATTCAAAAAAAATTTCTAAAATCAGGCAAGTCTCTTAAGGATTTCTTAATAAAAAATCGTCACGCCCCCTTGTCTCTGGAAATTCATCCGGAATTAAATCCTTTTGCTGACCTTTATTTTACTATTAAGAGGGGAGCTTTAGAACTTCTCGATAAGAATCGTCAACAAGCTCCAGACCACGGCCCGGTATTGTCTATGGAAGACATACAATCTCTAGAGACTCTCTTGGGAGCGATTATGCCCAAATACCGCGCAATTATGCACGAGAATAACTTTATTCCCGCCACGACTATCAGTTTAGCGCCTTTTTTAGGTCTTTTAGGGACTGTTTGGGGTATTTTGGTAGCTTTTTCGCATATTAGCACAGGGCATGCTGGCGGAACGGCGATGATGGAAGGACTTGCAACAGCATTGGGGACCACAATTGTAGGTTTATTTGTTGCTATTCCATCTTTGATAGGGTTTAACTACCTCAAGGCTCATTCTTCTCGATTAATTTTAGAAATCGAGCAGACAGCATATTTGCTGCTAAATTCCATAGAAGTTAAGTATCGTCAGACAAATTTATGA
- a CDS encoding protein-disulfide reductase DsbD family protein: MNKIKKHFQTILVAFLFSLPAFTECGQKLHAAEPVVEQVAPGATLISEGTHIPKGEVFRVGVRVSALKGSHIYWKNPGEEGSPLRIHWNLPKGFVVEEEHWPSPKVFEEDGTTFFGYDDNALIVADIRAPKNGDDRESVVLKVHVEWLACGESCVPGNADLELALPYRDGAATLYPEKSAEFAQTLQAQPRLLKDDRAITLGRSQEGEIILNITGQQNRAEKAWFISEKADKIFAYSEEAIKEASGTAWKLKVKTLAGVQKNQELQGVLLLTDSAGHEVESFAVRGQINDSGESASDLWNYITIVAMAFLGGLLLNIMPCVLPLVTLKVYGLIKSAGEHRSSVIINGLCFTLGVVGCFWGLAGVAFLLKMLGHNIGWGFQLQEPMFVATLIIVFFLFALSSLGLFETGAMFANLGAKLRPTGSGDSRNKAVGAVFNGVLATLVTTPCTGPFLGSILGLVMSLSFIKQLTIFTSIGLGMASPYLVFSVFPKMLSVLPKPGSWMSTFKQLTGFMLLGTVTWLAWIFGSETSTTALIILLAGLWLAGIGAWILGKWGSPVSPKKQRMVVSALFFGCITGALSLSFVASRHFSGEGETVVIQENNAWQPFSATKLAQLRKEGHAVFVNFTAKWCLTCQMNKPVLYASAVQEMFKEHGVVTLEADWTRKDPGITEELARLGRASVPSYVYYPADQSDPIVLPEKITQSVLESMVFSKN, from the coding sequence TTGAATAAAATCAAAAAGCATTTTCAAACTATACTAGTGGCTTTTCTATTTTCTTTACCTGCCTTTACTGAGTGTGGTCAGAAATTGCATGCCGCGGAGCCCGTAGTGGAACAGGTTGCACCGGGAGCCACTCTAATTTCTGAGGGGACCCATATTCCCAAGGGTGAGGTGTTTAGAGTGGGGGTTCGGGTATCCGCTCTTAAGGGAAGCCATATTTACTGGAAAAACCCTGGGGAAGAGGGTAGCCCGCTAAGAATTCATTGGAATTTACCCAAGGGATTCGTTGTTGAGGAGGAACACTGGCCTTCTCCAAAGGTTTTCGAAGAAGACGGCACAACATTCTTCGGTTATGACGATAACGCTCTTATTGTTGCCGATATTCGTGCTCCGAAAAACGGAGATGATCGAGAATCTGTTGTATTAAAGGTTCACGTTGAGTGGTTGGCTTGTGGGGAAAGTTGCGTACCCGGAAATGCCGATTTGGAACTAGCTCTTCCGTATCGTGATGGTGCGGCTACTCTATATCCTGAAAAATCTGCAGAGTTTGCTCAAACGCTACAGGCTCAACCTCGTCTGTTGAAAGATGATCGTGCGATTACTTTAGGGCGCAGTCAGGAAGGCGAGATTATTTTAAATATTACTGGCCAGCAAAACCGTGCAGAGAAAGCCTGGTTTATCTCAGAGAAAGCTGACAAAATTTTTGCATATTCAGAAGAAGCTATAAAAGAGGCTTCCGGGACGGCCTGGAAACTGAAAGTAAAAACTCTAGCGGGAGTTCAGAAGAATCAGGAATTACAGGGAGTTCTATTACTTACAGATAGCGCCGGTCACGAGGTTGAATCTTTTGCAGTTCGTGGTCAAATTAATGATTCTGGAGAATCGGCTTCCGATTTGTGGAATTACATAACGATTGTAGCTATGGCGTTCCTCGGGGGACTTCTTCTTAATATTATGCCCTGTGTTCTACCTTTAGTTACTCTAAAGGTGTATGGATTAATAAAATCGGCAGGAGAGCATCGTTCCTCTGTAATTATCAATGGACTGTGCTTTACTTTAGGAGTCGTCGGTTGTTTCTGGGGATTGGCTGGAGTTGCTTTTCTCTTAAAAATGTTAGGACATAACATTGGATGGGGTTTCCAACTTCAAGAACCAATGTTTGTGGCGACATTGATCATCGTATTCTTCCTGTTTGCTTTAAGCTCTTTAGGTTTATTTGAAACAGGCGCAATGTTTGCGAACTTAGGTGCGAAACTACGCCCTACAGGTTCTGGAGATTCTAGGAATAAAGCTGTGGGAGCTGTGTTTAACGGGGTATTGGCTACGTTAGTAACTACTCCATGTACGGGACCGTTTTTGGGTTCTATTTTGGGGCTCGTAATGTCATTGTCGTTTATCAAGCAGTTGACGATATTTACATCCATTGGTTTGGGAATGGCATCGCCATATCTTGTGTTTTCTGTATTTCCTAAGATGCTTTCAGTTCTTCCTAAACCCGGAAGCTGGATGAGCACATTTAAACAGCTTACTGGATTTATGTTATTAGGAACGGTAACTTGGTTAGCGTGGATCTTTGGTTCAGAAACAAGCACTACAGCGCTGATCATCCTTCTTGCGGGATTGTGGCTTGCAGGTATAGGCGCTTGGATTTTAGGGAAATGGGGTTCTCCGGTTTCTCCGAAGAAACAAAGAATGGTTGTTTCAGCGTTGTTTTTCGGATGTATAACAGGTGCCCTGTCTTTAAGTTTTGTTGCCTCCAGGCATTTCTCTGGAGAGGGAGAAACCGTTGTTATTCAAGAAAACAATGCTTGGCAACCGTTTTCCGCAACCAAACTTGCTCAGTTGCGTAAAGAAGGCCATGCGGTGTTTGTGAACTTCACAGCTAAGTGGTGTTTGACATGCCAGATGAATAAACCTGTGTTGTACGCAAGTGCGGTACAGGAGATGTTTAAAGAACACGGGGTAGTGACCCTAGAGGCTGATTGGACCCGCAAGGATCCGGGTATTACTGAGGAGCTGGCACGTTTAGGACGAGCAAGTGTTCCCTCCTATGTCTATTATCCTGCGGATCAGTCTGATCCTATAGTACTTCCTGAGAAGATTACGCAATCAGTTCTTGAGAGCATGGTTTTCTCAAAAAACTAA
- a CDS encoding TatD family hydrolase: MNLADAHVHLSDDAFVEDANDVIQRAKNAGISLLVNVTTTINELNKSFAYAERFSDLRFCHVAGTPPQDAHIDIEEHFHYFQGFAQAGKLSAIGEVGLDYCFAEDDMAKDRQKEVLKRYLSLALEYELPLVVHCRGAFEDFFHMIDQYYHHDKRSCPGMLHCFTGSLEEARELLSRGWFISISGIVTFKNAQDLRSVVSQIPLEHLLIETDAPFLSPTPYRGKKNEPAYITHTIEAIADIHGMDPHELADIACSNVVRFLEGHKKG; the protein is encoded by the coding sequence ATGAATTTAGCAGATGCTCATGTTCATCTTTCGGACGATGCCTTTGTTGAGGATGCTAATGATGTGATTCAACGTGCAAAAAATGCGGGAATTTCTCTCCTTGTGAATGTCACTACAACTATTAACGAGCTAAATAAGTCTTTTGCTTATGCCGAAAGATTCTCAGATTTGCGTTTTTGTCATGTTGCGGGAACGCCTCCGCAAGATGCTCATATAGACATAGAAGAGCATTTTCACTATTTCCAAGGTTTTGCTCAGGCTGGGAAATTATCCGCTATTGGCGAGGTTGGCCTGGATTATTGTTTTGCTGAAGATGATATGGCGAAAGATCGCCAGAAAGAAGTCCTAAAGAGGTATTTATCCTTAGCTCTAGAATATGAGCTCCCCCTTGTTGTGCACTGTAGAGGTGCTTTCGAGGATTTTTTCCATATGATAGATCAATATTATCATCATGACAAGCGTTCTTGCCCCGGCATGTTGCATTGTTTTACAGGATCTTTAGAGGAAGCTCGGGAACTTCTTTCTCGAGGATGGTTCATCTCTATTAGCGGGATCGTTACGTTTAAAAATGCTCAGGATCTACGTTCTGTAGTTTCTCAGATTCCTTTAGAGCATTTGTTGATAGAAACTGATGCTCCTTTTCTTTCTCCTACTCCTTATCGAGGAAAGAAAAATGAACCCGCTTATATTACACATACGATAGAAGCTATTGCTGATATTCATGGTATGGACCCTCATGAACTTGCAGATATAGCCTGTAGCAATGTTGTGCGTTTTTTAGAGGGGCATAAAAAAGGGTAG
- a CDS encoding succinate dehydrogenase cytochrome b558 subunit, producing the protein MNERETCSELSQKPWKYYTSFALRCVHSLAGVAFTLFLCEHIFTNMLASSYFKEGGGFVRLVSRFHQIPGLQIIEIVFLALPFIFHAIIGIAYLFQSKCNSGVFDGSKPSLNYARNIAYTWQRRTAWILLFGIVFHVVQFRFLRYPFHVELHGQTYYAVDINAARYTAIVRGTKGFFTINFSAPQTATIRLDKEDFEGDAISKISENKEYLLTSNVGTAFLYIVRDSLGSLWMAIFYTLLVIAAAFHGFNGFWTFCSRWGVVISLRSQALLRNLCYCAMVVVAAMGISVIWNLYSVA; encoded by the coding sequence ATGAATGAAAGGGAAACATGTTCTGAACTATCTCAGAAGCCATGGAAGTACTACACTAGCTTTGCTTTACGTTGTGTTCATTCTTTAGCAGGAGTTGCATTTACGTTGTTTCTCTGCGAGCATATATTTACTAATATGCTTGCTTCTTCTTATTTTAAAGAGGGAGGGGGATTTGTTCGTTTGGTGAGCAGGTTTCATCAGATTCCTGGTCTTCAGATCATAGAAATCGTTTTTTTAGCCTTACCTTTTATTTTTCATGCTATCATAGGAATTGCTTATCTCTTCCAGTCAAAATGTAACTCGGGAGTTTTTGATGGCAGCAAGCCTTCGTTAAATTATGCGAGAAACATTGCTTATACCTGGCAGAGAAGAACAGCATGGATTTTACTTTTTGGGATTGTTTTTCACGTTGTTCAGTTTCGTTTTCTTCGTTATCCCTTTCATGTAGAGCTGCATGGGCAGACTTATTATGCTGTGGATATCAATGCCGCTCGATATACAGCGATAGTTCGTGGTACTAAGGGATTTTTCACTATAAATTTCTCGGCTCCACAAACAGCAACGATCCGTTTAGATAAAGAGGATTTTGAAGGCGACGCTATTTCTAAAATATCAGAAAACAAAGAATATCTTCTTACATCTAATGTAGGGACTGCTTTTCTTTATATTGTTCGGGATTCTTTAGGATCCCTATGGATGGCGATTTTCTATACTTTATTAGTGATCGCCGCAGCATTTCATGGATTTAATGGTTTCTGGACATTTTGTTCCCGGTGGGGAGTTGTGATCTCTTTACGTTCTCAAGCTCTTTTACGTAATTTGTGTTATTGTGCCATGGTTGTAGTTGCGGCCATGGGCATTAGTGTGATCTGGAATTTGTATAGCGTGGCATAA
- the sdhA gene encoding succinate dehydrogenase flavoprotein subunit, with amino-acid sequence MEAQGCRVIVVGGGLAGLSAAMKLADYGIVVDLVSLTKVKRSHSVCAQGGINAALNLKHEEEDSPYIHAYDTIKGGDFLADQPPVLEMCLAAPRIIRMLDNFGCPFNRTPNGNLDVRRFGGTLYHRTVFCGASTGQQLMYTLDEQVRRRESQERVNKFENHEFVRLITNSSGRTCGIVMMNLFNNRLEVLKGDAVIFATGGPGVIFKMSTNSTFCTGAANGRLFLQGMTYANPEFIQIHPTAIPGIDKLRLISESVRGEGGRVWVPGDSSKTITFPDGSQRPCGKTGEPWYFLEEMYPAYGNLVSRDVGARAILQVCEAGLGIDGRMEVFLDVTHLPAATRHKLEVVLDIYRKFTGEDPDKEPMRIFPAVHYSMGGAWVDWPAADDPDRDSRYRQMTNIPGCFNCGESDFQYHGANRLGANSLLSCLYAGLVAGEEAARFITAFGSCPTTSTDFSDALQQEKEVNALLLSRSGGENIFALHEDIAKVMVRNVTVKRNNKDLKSTLEQLKEFRERLQKVSVHDSSQFANKTFHFVRQMGPMIELALAITKGALLRDEFRGSHFKEEFPKRDDVHWLKTTLASYAPEEPEITYKPVDTRHVQPSLRDYTKSSTAKIELTNVPELIHLPI; translated from the coding sequence ATGGAAGCACAGGGTTGTAGGGTTATTGTCGTTGGCGGAGGGTTAGCAGGATTATCAGCAGCCATGAAGTTGGCAGATTATGGTATCGTTGTTGATCTAGTATCGTTGACAAAAGTGAAAAGGTCTCACTCTGTATGTGCGCAGGGGGGAATAAATGCCGCTCTTAATCTTAAGCATGAAGAAGAAGATTCTCCCTATATACATGCCTATGACACAATAAAAGGTGGGGATTTCCTAGCAGATCAGCCGCCGGTGTTAGAAATGTGTTTGGCAGCTCCGAGGATTATCCGCATGTTAGATAATTTCGGTTGTCCTTTCAACCGCACCCCAAATGGAAATTTGGATGTGCGTAGGTTTGGAGGAACTCTATACCATCGCACGGTATTTTGCGGGGCTTCTACAGGTCAACAACTTATGTATACCCTAGATGAACAAGTGCGGCGTCGAGAAAGTCAGGAACGTGTTAATAAATTTGAAAATCATGAATTTGTAAGATTAATTACCAATAGTTCAGGAAGAACTTGTGGGATTGTGATGATGAATCTATTCAACAATCGTTTAGAAGTTCTTAAAGGGGATGCTGTGATCTTTGCTACAGGTGGTCCCGGAGTGATTTTTAAAATGTCTACGAACTCGACATTTTGCACAGGAGCTGCCAATGGACGATTGTTCCTTCAGGGAATGACCTATGCCAATCCGGAATTCATACAAATTCATCCTACAGCTATACCTGGTATTGATAAACTGCGGCTAATATCCGAGTCTGTGCGTGGAGAGGGAGGACGCGTTTGGGTTCCTGGAGATTCTTCCAAGACAATTACATTTCCTGACGGCTCTCAACGCCCTTGTGGGAAAACAGGAGAACCCTGGTATTTCCTAGAAGAGATGTATCCTGCCTATGGGAATTTAGTCAGTCGTGATGTGGGAGCTCGTGCTATTTTACAGGTGTGTGAAGCTGGATTAGGAATAGATGGACGCATGGAAGTCTTCTTAGATGTCACCCACTTACCGGCTGCCACACGACATAAATTAGAAGTTGTTCTTGATATTTATCGAAAATTTACTGGGGAAGATCCTGACAAGGAACCAATGAGAATTTTCCCCGCTGTGCACTATTCTATGGGCGGGGCTTGGGTAGATTGGCCCGCAGCAGATGATCCCGATCGTGATAGTCGATACCGCCAGATGACAAATATCCCGGGATGTTTCAATTGCGGGGAATCAGATTTCCAATATCACGGAGCAAATCGTTTGGGAGCGAATTCTTTATTATCCTGTCTATATGCTGGATTAGTTGCTGGAGAAGAGGCTGCTCGTTTTATTACAGCTTTTGGCTCCTGTCCAACAACATCTACGGATTTTTCGGATGCTCTTCAACAAGAGAAGGAGGTCAATGCTCTTTTACTTTCTAGAAGTGGAGGAGAAAATATCTTCGCATTGCATGAGGATATTGCCAAAGTTATGGTAAGAAACGTCACTGTAAAACGGAACAACAAAGATCTGAAGTCAACTTTAGAACAATTAAAAGAGTTCAGAGAGAGACTTCAAAAGGTTTCTGTGCATGATTCTTCACAATTTGCTAATAAGACTTTCCATTTTGTACGTCAGATGGGCCCGATGATAGAATTAGCCTTAGCAATTACAAAGGGAGCTTTATTGCGAGATGAGTTTCGTGGTTCTCATTTTAAAGAGGAATTTCCTAAGCGTGATGATGTGCATTGGTTAAAAACAACATTAGCTTCTTATGCTCCTGAGGAGCCTGAAATTACTTATAAGCCTGTAGATACACGTCACGTGCAGCCTTCACTGCGAGATTACACAAAATCTTCGACAGCAAAAATCGAACTTACCAATGTTCCTGAACTTATTCATCTGCCCATATAA
- the sdhB gene encoding succinate dehydrogenase iron-sulfur subunit: MDIPETFILKIYRGTPGKQYWESFELALHPGENVISALMEIEKRPVNTLGETVNPVVWEQGCLEEVCGSCSLLVNGVPRQACTALIEEYIKKTGSREIILAPLTKFPLIRDLIVDRSIMFDNLQKIQGWVAADTDGENNGVKVSQEEQELMYALSMCMTCGCCTEACPQINEHNDFIGPVAIAQSRLFNTYPGDKQSKKRLLTLMGNKGIEGCGQAHNCERVCPKKLPLTESISAMGRDVAKYSLKSLFRSIFKRKKKEREED; encoded by the coding sequence ATGGATATTCCTGAAACTTTTATATTGAAAATTTACCGAGGAACTCCGGGAAAACAATATTGGGAAAGTTTTGAATTGGCCTTACATCCAGGAGAGAATGTAATCAGTGCTCTTATGGAAATAGAAAAACGTCCAGTAAATACTCTAGGGGAAACAGTAAATCCCGTTGTCTGGGAACAGGGATGTTTGGAAGAGGTCTGCGGTTCTTGCTCATTATTAGTAAACGGAGTGCCTCGTCAGGCATGTACAGCACTTATTGAAGAGTATATTAAAAAGACAGGATCACGTGAGATTATTTTAGCCCCACTAACGAAATTCCCTTTAATTCGAGATCTCATTGTTGATCGATCGATCATGTTCGATAACTTACAAAAGATTCAAGGATGGGTAGCTGCCGATACTGACGGGGAGAACAACGGCGTGAAGGTGTCGCAAGAGGAGCAAGAGCTTATGTATGCCTTGTCTATGTGTATGACGTGCGGGTGCTGCACGGAAGCCTGTCCCCAAATTAATGAGCATAATGATTTTATAGGTCCTGTAGCTATTGCTCAATCGCGTTTGTTTAATACCTATCCTGGGGATAAACAGTCTAAAAAACGCTTACTCACGCTCATGGGCAACAAAGGTATAGAAGGTTGTGGTCAAGCACATAATTGCGAGCGCGTATGTCCTAAAAAACTTCCCTTAACAGAAAGTATTTCTGCAATGGGAAGAGATGTGGCCAAATACTCTTTAAAGTCTTTATTCCGTTCGATTTTCAAAAGAAAGAAAAAAGAGCGAGAGGAAGATTAG
- a CDS encoding regulator of sigma subunit → MKQTFTKRILLFLFLVIPIPLILNLVVLSLFSFSATKNNLVENLHTRATNFSLEFEKKLTIHKIFLKRLANTLALKAYSSSAEDFYSQAYNEMVALSNTDFSLCLIPLRDGNIKTKNSHDPFIHYLKNHPEIKKKLSMSSGKACIITISPETTSFPQYYLVITEDIEVWNSPTSAGLLVSFYPMEFLQRDLFKSLQLKDEDLCLLNKYGEVLFASNPKFSSEVFSVDIADLPKTTPRKSANLVEVAPKILREQNLISVKIKNKRYLGIILNKLPIQGTYTLSLIPLSWLITKAIRLPLNVIFFYSLAFSLMGWVLTKINKRLNQPIQELTTCMEAAWRGNHNIRYEPQPYGYEINELGNIFNCTLLLLLNSKEKAEIELASGVKLQKELAILASLQQTLLSPPFPEFPNVSFISKHLQGIQLSGHFYGWEVSDPEQNLLGVVGLAGDIGLPSYLYALSARSLFLAYANLSSSLEKISSDTFETFRKTTEGDEATVSMTFIRYCSEETSLSLLSVGETPPVAFLKRQETFSRLTPPITQKIQPGDILVCITGNHELTDYLMRLPIEELIKDPLAPLNSENFIETLTEMLNKETQTQIDGTLSFLSFS, encoded by the coding sequence ATGAAACAAACTTTTACCAAACGCATTTTGCTGTTCCTTTTTTTGGTAATTCCGATTCCTTTGATTTTGAATCTGGTTGTCCTATCGCTATTTTCTTTCTCAGCAACAAAAAACAACCTTGTAGAAAACCTTCATACCCGAGCTACAAATTTTAGCTTAGAATTTGAAAAGAAGCTTACTATTCATAAAATTTTCCTTAAACGCTTGGCTAATACTCTCGCTCTTAAAGCCTACTCATCATCAGCCGAAGATTTCTATTCTCAGGCTTACAACGAAATGGTTGCTCTGTCCAACACGGACTTTTCGCTTTGTCTCATCCCCTTAAGGGATGGAAATATAAAAACAAAAAATTCCCATGATCCCTTTATTCATTATTTAAAAAATCATCCTGAGATCAAAAAGAAGCTCAGCATGTCTTCAGGGAAAGCATGTATCATTACAATCTCCCCGGAAACAACAAGCTTTCCTCAATATTATCTAGTCATTACCGAAGATATTGAAGTATGGAACTCCCCCACAAGCGCGGGGTTGCTCGTTAGTTTTTATCCTATGGAATTTTTACAAAGAGACCTATTTAAATCCCTGCAATTAAAAGACGAAGATCTCTGCCTATTAAATAAATACGGAGAGGTTCTCTTTGCTTCAAATCCTAAATTCTCTTCGGAGGTATTCTCTGTAGATATCGCAGATCTTCCTAAAACCACCCCAAGAAAATCTGCAAATCTCGTTGAAGTAGCTCCGAAAATTCTCAGAGAACAAAATCTTATAAGCGTAAAAATAAAAAACAAACGCTATCTAGGGATCATTTTAAACAAGCTTCCTATCCAAGGGACCTATACTTTATCCCTTATTCCACTTTCCTGGCTCATTACCAAGGCTATCCGCCTCCCCTTAAATGTGATCTTCTTTTATTCATTAGCTTTTAGCTTAATGGGATGGGTTCTCACGAAAATTAATAAACGACTAAATCAGCCGATTCAAGAACTTACAACATGCATGGAGGCTGCATGGAGGGGGAATCATAACATACGCTACGAACCCCAACCCTATGGTTATGAAATTAATGAATTAGGGAATATCTTTAACTGCACACTACTCTTACTTCTGAACTCAAAAGAAAAAGCTGAAATCGAACTTGCTTCTGGAGTCAAATTACAAAAAGAACTTGCTATTCTTGCTTCCTTACAACAAACATTACTCAGTCCTCCCTTCCCAGAATTTCCTAACGTCTCTTTTATCTCAAAACATCTCCAAGGGATTCAACTCTCAGGGCACTTTTATGGATGGGAGGTCTCTGATCCCGAACAAAATTTACTAGGTGTTGTCGGTCTCGCAGGAGACATAGGGCTCCCGTCCTATCTTTATGCTCTATCTGCACGAAGCTTATTCCTTGCCTACGCCAACCTCTCCTCTTCTCTAGAGAAAATCAGCTCAGATACCTTCGAAACTTTTAGGAAAACCACAGAAGGAGACGAGGCCACAGTCTCCATGACGTTTATTCGTTACTGTTCGGAAGAAACTTCTCTATCCCTTCTATCCGTAGGAGAAACCCCTCCCGTAGCTTTTTTAAAAAGACAAGAAACGTTCTCGCGCCTTACACCCCCTATAACACAGAAGATACAACCCGGAGATATCCTTGTGTGCATCACAGGGAATCATGAACTTACGGATTATCTCATGCGGTTACCTATTGAAGAACTGATTAAAGATCCCTTAGCACCTTTAAATTCAGAAAACTTTATAGAAACTCTTACAGAAATGCTGAACAAAGAAACACAAACACAAATAGATGGGACTTTAAGTTTTCTATCGTTCAGTTAA